A window from Enterocloster bolteae encodes these proteins:
- a CDS encoding sugar transferase: MGNVLENEVKPIHKMGIYEKYIKRPLDFILSLCAILVLSPVLLLVAILVKIKLGSPVIFKQERPGLYGKIFNMYKFRTMTDEKDENGNLLSDEKRLTGFGKMLRSTSLDELPELFCILNGCMSCVGPRPLLMKYLPRYNQRQLRRHEVKPGLTGYAQAYGRNSLTWEEKFEKDVYYVEHMSLWLDVMILFKTVAVVLKREGINSETSATMEEFMGVPEEETVG, encoded by the coding sequence GTGGGAAATGTACTAGAGAACGAAGTGAAACCAATACACAAGATGGGAATCTATGAGAAATATATAAAACGCCCATTAGATTTTATTCTTTCGTTATGTGCAATTCTTGTGTTGTCACCAGTGTTGTTGCTTGTTGCTATTCTGGTGAAAATCAAATTGGGTTCACCGGTAATATTCAAACAGGAGCGTCCGGGTCTGTATGGCAAGATATTTAATATGTACAAATTTCGGACGATGACCGATGAAAAAGATGAAAACGGAAACCTGCTATCGGATGAAAAACGCCTTACTGGTTTTGGAAAGATGCTGCGTAGTACAAGTTTAGATGAACTGCCAGAATTGTTTTGTATCCTTAATGGCTGTATGAGTTGTGTAGGACCCAGACCATTACTTATGAAATATCTCCCAAGGTATAACCAAAGACAACTTAGACGGCATGAGGTTAAGCCAGGTCTAACCGGGTATGCACAGGCATACGGCAGAAACAGTCTGACTTGGGAAGAAAAGTTTGAGAAAGATGTCTACTACGTGGAGCACATGAGCCTCTGGCTTGATGTGATGATTCTGTTCAAAACGGTTGCGGTGGTCTTGAAACGAGAGGGCATTAATAGCGAAACTTCCGCTACAATGGAAGAATTTATGGGAGTGCCTGAAGAGGAAACAGTTGGATGA
- a CDS encoding polysaccharide biosynthesis protein, with product MNVKNAETVKNRDRIILDKYLPRSKRVRMCLLWAYDMAAVWICACLALGLRFDLDFNSIPASYVHALWKYGLLQMAVVTLLFYGGRLYAIMWGSAGTREMLEVVLICIIAALAQPAGILISGQRMPRSYYLLWFILMTGAAICGRISFQVLQRTVNRMNRAWEKDTTPQVMVVGAGQAGTLIIREMKASQKIHGFPACIVDDDRDKQGRFIDGVVVAGTRDDIPELVRKKGIDAIYVALPSAPVDDIKDILGICQKTGCQVKYLPGVYQLMNGEVNISRLKEVEIEDLLGREPVQVNLNEIMGCVRDKVVLVTGGGGSIGSELCRQLAGHGVRQLIIFDMYENNAYEIQQELKRNVPDLNLVVLIGSVRNTNRLDYLFRTYRPDIVYHAAAHKHVPLMEDSPNEAIKNNVLGTYKTARAAMQYGTGRFILISTDKAVNPANIMGASKRLCEMVIQMCNQKSGTEFVAVRFGNVLGSNGSVIPLFKKQIENGGPVTVTHRDIIRYFMTIPEAVSLVLQAGAYAMGGEIFVLNMGKPVRILDMAENLIRLSGYEPYRDIDIQFTGLRPGEKLYEELLMDEEGLQRTGNERIFIGKPIEMDYHRFDRGLGKLDEAAWLEKDNIRELVHELVPEYHYRAEEDACGAMTDQDEVFAQAAAGMEPGYGEGTGPESAYDTKAGAGSPVKSRMALHNAMAVYSRKQEITMTKKENTRI from the coding sequence GTGAATGTGAAAAACGCAGAAACCGTAAAAAACAGGGATAGAATCATATTGGATAAATACCTTCCCCGCAGTAAGCGGGTGAGGATGTGCCTGCTCTGGGCCTATGACATGGCGGCCGTATGGATCTGCGCCTGCCTGGCTCTGGGGCTTAGGTTTGATTTGGATTTTAACAGCATACCAGCATCGTATGTACATGCCTTATGGAAATACGGGCTGCTGCAGATGGCGGTGGTCACCCTTTTATTTTATGGCGGCCGCCTGTACGCCATCATGTGGGGATCTGCCGGAACCCGGGAGATGCTGGAGGTGGTTCTGATCTGCATCATTGCCGCTCTGGCCCAGCCCGCAGGTATATTGATATCCGGGCAGCGGATGCCCAGAAGCTATTATCTTCTGTGGTTTATCCTGATGACAGGGGCAGCCATATGCGGCCGTATCAGCTTTCAGGTACTTCAGAGGACTGTGAACAGAATGAACCGCGCCTGGGAAAAAGACACCACGCCTCAGGTAATGGTGGTAGGCGCAGGCCAGGCAGGGACCCTCATTATCCGGGAAATGAAGGCCAGCCAGAAAATCCATGGATTCCCGGCGTGTATCGTGGATGACGACAGGGACAAGCAGGGACGGTTCATCGACGGCGTGGTGGTAGCCGGTACAAGGGACGACATACCCGAGCTTGTGAGGAAAAAGGGTATTGACGCCATATATGTGGCGCTGCCCTCAGCGCCGGTGGATGATATTAAAGACATTCTGGGCATATGCCAGAAAACAGGATGTCAGGTTAAGTATCTGCCCGGTGTCTATCAGCTGATGAATGGCGAGGTAAATATATCCAGGCTTAAAGAGGTGGAGATAGAGGACCTGTTGGGAAGGGAACCCGTACAGGTCAATCTGAACGAAATCATGGGCTGTGTAAGGGATAAGGTGGTCCTTGTCACGGGAGGGGGAGGTTCCATAGGAAGCGAGCTGTGCAGGCAGCTGGCAGGCCATGGGGTCAGGCAGCTCATCATATTTGACATGTATGAAAACAATGCCTATGAAATCCAGCAGGAGTTAAAACGTAATGTTCCGGATCTGAATCTGGTGGTGCTAATCGGATCCGTCCGCAACACCAACCGCTTAGATTACCTGTTTCGCACATACAGGCCGGATATTGTATACCACGCAGCGGCCCACAAGCATGTGCCCCTGATGGAGGACAGCCCCAACGAAGCCATCAAGAACAATGTGCTGGGCACCTATAAGACCGCCAGGGCAGCCATGCAGTACGGCACCGGGCGTTTCATCCTGATATCCACGGATAAGGCGGTGAATCCCGCCAACATCATGGGGGCCAGCAAGCGCCTCTGCGAGATGGTCATACAGATGTGCAACCAAAAGAGCGGCACTGAGTTTGTGGCGGTCCGCTTTGGAAATGTGCTGGGCAGCAATGGAAGCGTGATTCCCCTGTTTAAGAAACAGATAGAAAACGGGGGGCCTGTAACCGTGACCCACAGGGATATCATACGGTATTTCATGACCATACCAGAGGCGGTAAGCCTGGTGCTGCAGGCCGGCGCCTATGCCATGGGAGGGGAAATATTTGTGCTGAACATGGGAAAACCGGTGCGAATCCTGGACATGGCCGAGAATCTGATCCGGCTGTCCGGTTATGAACCCTACAGGGATATCGACATCCAATTTACAGGGCTGAGGCCGGGAGAAAAGCTTTACGAGGAGCTTCTCATGGATGAAGAGGGACTTCAGAGGACCGGAAATGAAAGGATATTTATTGGGAAGCCCATTGAAATGGATTACCATCGGTTTGATAGGGGACTGGGGAAGCTGGATGAAGCCGCATGGCTGGAAAAGGATAATATACGGGAGCTGGTTCATGAGCTGGTGCCGGAGTACCATTATAGGGCAGAAGAGGATGCGTGTGGGGCAATGACAGACCAGGACGAGGTTTTTGCACAGGCTGCCGCCGGAATGGAGCCCGGGTACGGAGAAGGAACCGGGCCGGAGTCCGCATATGATACAAAGGCCGGAGCGGGATCTCCGGTAAAGAGCAGGATGGCGCTTCATAATGCAATGGCAGTATACAGTAGGAAACAGGAAATAACTATGACAAAAAAGGAAAATACCAGGATTTAG
- a CDS encoding acetyltransferase gives MNTLVILGASGHGKVIADIGLKNEYENILFLDDNATGKCLGFPIVGTSEDLERLNDGKTDFVIAVGNNAIRRRIAESHDVNWVKLIHPSAQIALGVQISKGTVVMAGAIVNAEVTIGEHCIVNSGAIVEHDNVLGDFVHISPNAALGGTVHVGDNTHIGIGAVVKNNIDICSNCTIGAGTVVVENLFIEGTYVGTPAKIIA, from the coding sequence ATGAATACATTGGTAATTCTCGGTGCTAGCGGTCATGGGAAAGTGATTGCTGACATCGGTCTGAAAAACGAATACGAGAACATACTCTTTCTGGATGATAATGCCACAGGCAAATGTCTTGGTTTCCCAATTGTAGGCACATCCGAAGATTTAGAAAGACTGAATGATGGCAAGACCGATTTCGTGATTGCTGTTGGCAACAATGCAATTCGCAGACGAATTGCAGAGAGCCACGATGTCAATTGGGTGAAGCTGATTCATCCATCGGCACAGATTGCATTGGGAGTTCAGATTAGTAAAGGAACCGTCGTTATGGCTGGCGCGATCGTTAATGCCGAAGTAACAATTGGCGAGCATTGCATTGTTAATTCTGGTGCAATTGTGGAGCATGACAATGTGCTGGGAGATTTCGTCCATATATCTCCCAATGCTGCACTTGGAGGCACTGTTCATGTAGGCGATAATACCCATATCGGCATTGGCGCTGTGGTGAAGAATAATATAGATATTTGTAGTAATTGTACGATAGGAGCAGGAACAGTGGTAGTTGAGAATTTGTTTATTGAAGGTACATATGTAGGTACCCCTGCAAAAATCATCGCGTAG
- a CDS encoding IS110 family transposase, whose amino-acid sequence MIYVGIDIAKLNHFAAAISSDGEILIEPFKFSNNYDGFYLLLSHLAPLDQNSIIIGLESTAHYGDNLVRFLISKGFKVCVLNPIQTSFMRKNNVRKTKTDKVDTFVIAKTLMMQDSLRFMALEDLDYIELKELGRFRQKLVKQRTRLKIQLTSYVDQAFPELQYFFKSGLHQNSVYAVLKEAPTPNAIASMHLTHLAHTLEVASHGHFGKDKARELRVLAQKSVGVNDSSLSIQITHTIEQIELLDSQLFSTELEMANLVTCLHSVIMTIPGIGVVNGGMILGEIGDIHRFSNPKKLLAFAGLDPTVYQSGNFQAHRTRMSKRGSKVLRYALMNAAHNVVKNNATFKAYYDAKRAEGRTHYNALGHCAGKLVRVIWKMLTDEVAFNLE is encoded by the coding sequence ATGATTTACGTAGGCATTGATATTGCCAAACTCAACCATTTCGCCGCCGCGATTTCTTCCGACGGCGAAATACTCATCGAGCCGTTCAAATTTTCTAATAACTATGATGGCTTCTATCTACTGCTTTCTCATCTGGCACCACTTGACCAGAACAGTATCATCATAGGTCTTGAATCAACGGCACACTACGGTGACAACCTTGTTCGTTTTCTCATCAGCAAGGGCTTTAAAGTGTGTGTTCTCAACCCTATCCAGACTTCGTTCATGCGTAAAAATAATGTACGCAAAACGAAGACTGATAAAGTCGACACGTTTGTGATTGCTAAAACCCTTATGATGCAGGATTCCCTTCGGTTTATGGCCTTAGAGGATCTGGATTACATTGAGCTCAAAGAGCTCGGTAGATTCCGCCAGAAACTTGTGAAGCAGCGTACACGCTTAAAAATTCAGCTGACTTCCTATGTAGACCAGGCATTCCCGGAACTACAATACTTCTTTAAGTCTGGCTTGCATCAAAACTCTGTCTATGCCGTCCTTAAGGAGGCTCCGACACCCAACGCTATTGCTTCTATGCATTTGACCCATCTTGCTCACACCCTCGAAGTTGCTTCCCACGGCCATTTCGGTAAGGATAAAGCCAGAGAATTAAGAGTTCTCGCACAGAAGTCTGTCGGTGTCAATGACAGTTCTCTATCTATTCAAATAACTCATACCATTGAACAGATCGAGTTACTGGATAGCCAACTTTTTTCTACAGAGCTTGAAATGGCAAATCTTGTCACCTGCCTGCACTCTGTAATTATGACCATTCCCGGAATTGGTGTCGTGAATGGCGGAATGATTCTTGGTGAGATTGGTGATATACACCGATTCTCTAATCCAAAGAAACTGCTTGCATTTGCTGGACTGGATCCGACCGTTTATCAGTCTGGAAACTTCCAGGCTCACAGAACCAGGATGTCCAAAAGAGGATCTAAAGTGCTACGCTATGCCCTCATGAATGCAGCTCACAATGTCGTAAAAAACAATGCTACTTTCAAAGCTTATTATGATGCCAAGAGAGCGGAAGGCCGGACTCATTACAATGCCCTTGGGCACTGTGCTGGCAAACTTGTCAGAGTCATCTGGAAGATGCTCACTGACGAAGTAGCATTCAACCTCGAATAA
- a CDS encoding AfsR/SARP family transcriptional regulator, protein MPEKPKVYIQTFYGFDVFVNGRVIYFPSKKSKELLAILINQRGGSVSLAQVVHILYENLKESTAKRNIRVVYHRLRKTLEEYGCEEMLIHKRGIFSIHTEWFECDLYEFVKGNETYMTAYTGTYMAEYPWASATIPYLDKIYARMNDNDKTHREIYSEEWIG, encoded by the coding sequence GTGCCGGAAAAGCCCAAAGTATATATACAGACATTTTATGGTTTTGACGTATTTGTTAACGGCCGCGTAATCTATTTTCCAAGCAAAAAATCCAAGGAACTTCTGGCTATCCTTATCAATCAAAGAGGAGGAAGCGTGTCTCTGGCGCAGGTGGTACATATTTTATATGAAAACCTTAAGGAGAGCACAGCCAAGAGAAATATCAGAGTGGTTTATCACCGGCTGCGAAAGACGCTGGAGGAATATGGATGTGAAGAAATGCTGATACATAAAAGAGGTATATTTTCCATTCATACAGAATGGTTTGAATGTGATTTATATGAGTTCGTGAAGGGAAATGAAACCTATATGACAGCCTATACAGGAACATATATGGCGGAATACCCCTGGGCCTCGGCCACCATACCATATCTGGACAAGATTTATGCCAGGATGAATGATAACGATAAAACCCATAGGGAAATTTACAGCGAGGAATGGATTGGATGA
- a CDS encoding DegT/DnrJ/EryC1/StrS family aminotransferase, which produces MFINENNFFKPISKHQYLSSPTMHREELEYMREAYETNWMSTVGANINEVEKQMAEIIGCKYAVALSAGTAALHLAMKVAGVKQGDKVFCSDMTFDATVNPVVYEGGIPIFIDTEYDTWNMDPVALEKAFEIYPDVKIVVVAHLYGTPGKIDEIKAVCDKHGAVIVEDAAESLGATYKGKQTGNFGKVGICSFNGNKIITGSAGGVLLTDSKEEAEKVRKWSTQSRENAPWYQHEELGYNYRMSNVIAGVVRGQIPYLNEHIAQKKAIYERYRAGFKGLPVQMNPIEYENSEPNYWLSCLIIDPDAMCKQVRGEGEALYIPKHGKSCPTEILDTLATHNAEGRPIWKPMHMQPIYRMNGFVTREGNGRAKTNSYIAGDAIGRDGMPLDVGMDIFHRGLCLPSDNKMKPEQQDVVIEIIRACFE; this is translated from the coding sequence ATGTTTATTAATGAAAACAATTTTTTTAAGCCAATTTCAAAGCATCAGTATTTGAGTTCTCCAACCATGCACAGAGAAGAATTGGAATATATGAGGGAAGCATATGAAACCAACTGGATGTCCACAGTTGGTGCCAATATCAATGAAGTGGAAAAGCAGATGGCTGAGATCATTGGATGCAAATATGCAGTGGCACTGTCCGCCGGAACGGCTGCACTTCACCTCGCGATGAAAGTAGCAGGAGTAAAGCAGGGAGATAAAGTTTTTTGTTCGGACATGACTTTTGATGCAACAGTCAATCCGGTTGTGTATGAAGGCGGTATTCCTATATTCATTGATACGGAATATGATACATGGAATATGGACCCAGTGGCACTGGAAAAGGCTTTCGAAATATATCCGGATGTAAAGATTGTTGTGGTTGCCCATTTATACGGTACACCGGGGAAAATTGATGAAATAAAGGCTGTTTGTGATAAGCATGGTGCGGTCATTGTTGAGGATGCAGCAGAGTCTCTTGGTGCGACCTATAAAGGAAAACAAACAGGAAACTTTGGAAAAGTGGGAATATGCAGTTTCAACGGAAATAAAATCATTACTGGATCAGCAGGCGGAGTGCTCCTGACAGATAGCAAGGAAGAAGCCGAGAAAGTCAGAAAATGGAGTACGCAGAGTAGGGAAAACGCGCCGTGGTATCAGCATGAGGAGCTTGGCTACAATTACCGGATGAGCAATGTCATTGCCGGTGTAGTACGTGGTCAGATTCCGTATCTGAATGAACATATTGCTCAAAAGAAAGCAATTTATGAAAGATACAGAGCTGGATTTAAGGGGCTGCCGGTGCAGATGAATCCCATTGAGTATGAAAACAGTGAGCCGAACTATTGGCTGTCCTGCTTGATTATCGACCCGGATGCTATGTGCAAGCAGGTGAGGGGAGAGGGAGAAGCTCTATATATTCCAAAACATGGAAAGAGCTGTCCGACAGAAATCCTTGATACACTTGCAACACATAACGCAGAAGGGCGTCCAATCTGGAAGCCGATGCATATGCAGCCAATTTACCGGATGAATGGATTTGTCACAAGAGAGGGTAATGGAAGGGCAAAGACAAATTCGTATATCGCTGGTGATGCTATAGGCAGGGATGGAATGCCATTAGATGTCGGTATGGATATTTTCCATAGAGGTTTATGCCTGCCGAGTGACAATAAGATGAAACCAGAACAGCAGGATGTTGTGATTGAGATTATAAGAGCTTGCTTTGAATAG